One Ostrea edulis chromosome 2, xbOstEdul1.1, whole genome shotgun sequence genomic region harbors:
- the LOC125680843 gene encoding neuronal acetylcholine receptor subunit beta-4-like, with amino-acid sequence MNFNLLMISLGIPSILSLNEVDLRRSLLDPAVYDKFVRPRINASHIVNVRIKLTSVYVISLKERESSFSQACYLHLNWNDEFLTWNASHYEGIDSFVIDPSFLWTPDVTIFGRMEANQGVDFSRVQVQSNGSVSTLFLGLLTTHCSTNPAYFPFDYQLCAFKVGSQMYSNLDVFIEITSVKIDKEQEGNPTWDLVDIKLRNTSYGYQEVFFCLRRKPLYLIILYVVPTTMLAVLVLISYVIPSEAGEKISFGMSLFLSFMVCLLQLIGHLPQVSTSVPALEIYYMLHMVSGVISVVVSSFTAYVIHKTDQSPQSTATKVKDVAMVLDKNNKTDRKVMKNPCGLLRSGIFLNRFGFFVSFLLILTANSVILNATLVSTDCIYPE; translated from the exons ATGAATTTTAACCTCCTGATGATTTCTTTGG GCATTCCTTCCATTCTGTCTCTGAATGAAGTCGATCTGAGGCGGAGTCTGTTGGACCCTGCTGTGTATGATAAGTTTGTTCGGCCACGAATCAATGCCTCCCACATCGTGAACGTGCGGATTAAACTGACCAGCGTGTACGTCATCAGTTTA aaaGAAAGAGAAAGTTCCTTTTCTCAAGCGTGTTACCTCCATTTG AACTGGAATGACGAATTTTTGACGTGGAATGCTAGTCATTATGAGGGCATAGACAGTTTTGTTATCGACCCATCATTTCTTTGGACCCCTGATGTCACAATTTTTGGGAG AATGGAGGCTAATCAAGGAGTTGATTTTAGTCGTGTCCAAGTTCAGTCCAATGGATCGGTCAGTACGTTGTTTTTAGGTCTGTTGACCACCCACTGTAGCACAAATCCCGCCTACTTCCCGTTTGATTATCAACTTTGTGCCTTCAAAGTGGGTTCCCAGATGTACTCCAACTTAGATGTCTTCATAGAAATCACCTCCGTAAAAATAGACAAAGAACAGGAAGGTAACCCTACCTGGGATTTAGTAGACATCAAACTGAGAAATACATCCTACGGTTATCAGGAGGTGTTTTTCTGCCTTCGAAGGAAGCCTCTCTATCTCATTATTCTATATGTGGTGCCCACAACCATGCTCGCTGTCCTAGTTCTCATCTCCTACGTGATTCCTAGTGAAGCTGGGGAGAAAATTTCCTTTGGAATGTCTCTGTTCCTATCCTTCATGGTTTGCCTGTTGCAGTTAATTGGACATTTACCTCAAGTGTCCACCTCTGTTCCTGCATTGG AGATTTACTATATGCTCCACATGGTCAGTGGCGTCATTTCTGTGGTTGTCTCCTCCTTCACGGCTTACGTCATACACAAAACCGACCAATCACCTCAGTCCACCGCAACCAAGGTCAAGGACGTAGCCATGGTCCTtgacaaaaataacaaaaccGACAGAAAAGTAATGAAGAATCCTTGTGGACTTCTAAGATCTGGGATATTCTTAAACCGATTTGGATTTTTCGTGTCGTTCCTTTTAATTCTGACAGCAAACAGCGTAATACTGAATGCAACATTGGTCTCCACTGATTGTATCTATCCTGAATAA